In a single window of the Dinghuibacter silviterrae genome:
- a CDS encoding ethanolamine ammonia-lyase subunit EutB has product MSYRHTIAHQTYPFGDLKTLLAKASPYRSGDALAGLCAASYEERVAAQMALAEVPLRDFLADPLVPYDTDEVTRLIQDSHDREAFAPVSAFTVGDLRDWLLGDEADADRLRALAPGLTPEMTAAVSKLMRNQDLILVARKCSVVTRFRNTIGLAGHLSVRLQPNHPTDDPRGIAASIIDGLLYGTGDAVIGINPATDNLPSGLKLLHFLDEFRMRFDIPTQTCVLSHITNTLELIRQGAPVDLVFQSIGGTEKTNRSFGVDLSLLREGYEAGLSLGRGTLGGNLMYFETGQGSALSAGANEGLDQQTCEARAYGVARAFHPLLVNTVVGFIGPEYLYDGKQITRAALEDHCCGKLLGLPMGVDICYTNHAEADQDDMDNLLTLLGVAGCTFIMGVPGADDVMLNYQSTSFHDARFVRKVLGLKTAPEFEDWLCRQGITDEGGTLLPVQASHRLLQTIP; this is encoded by the coding sequence ATGAGCTACCGGCACACCATAGCACACCAGACCTATCCTTTCGGGGACCTGAAAACACTTCTGGCCAAGGCTTCCCCCTACCGCTCCGGGGATGCCCTTGCGGGGTTGTGCGCCGCCAGCTATGAGGAAAGGGTAGCCGCCCAGATGGCCCTGGCGGAGGTCCCCCTCCGGGACTTCCTGGCCGATCCTCTTGTCCCCTATGACACCGACGAAGTGACCCGGCTGATCCAGGACAGCCACGACCGGGAAGCCTTTGCGCCCGTAAGCGCCTTTACGGTCGGAGACCTGAGGGATTGGCTTTTGGGAGATGAAGCGGACGCGGACCGTCTCCGCGCCCTGGCCCCCGGTCTGACCCCGGAAATGACGGCTGCCGTGAGCAAGCTCATGCGCAACCAGGACCTGATCCTCGTGGCGCGGAAGTGCTCCGTCGTCACGCGTTTCCGTAATACCATCGGACTAGCTGGCCACCTCTCGGTCCGGCTACAGCCCAACCACCCTACGGACGATCCGAGGGGTATCGCCGCTTCCATCATCGACGGCCTATTGTACGGGACGGGCGACGCCGTCATCGGCATCAATCCCGCCACCGACAATTTACCCTCCGGTCTGAAACTGCTTCATTTCCTGGACGAGTTCCGGATGCGTTTTGACATACCTACCCAGACCTGCGTCCTCAGCCATATCACCAATACCCTCGAACTGATCCGCCAGGGGGCGCCGGTGGACCTGGTGTTTCAATCCATAGGGGGCACCGAAAAAACAAACCGCAGCTTTGGCGTCGACCTTTCGCTTCTCCGGGAAGGGTACGAGGCGGGGTTATCCCTGGGGCGGGGTACGCTGGGGGGAAACCTGATGTACTTCGAAACGGGCCAGGGCAGCGCCCTATCCGCAGGAGCGAACGAGGGTCTGGACCAGCAGACCTGCGAAGCCAGGGCGTATGGCGTGGCCCGGGCCTTTCACCCGCTCCTCGTCAATACGGTCGTTGGATTTATCGGCCCCGAATACCTGTACGACGGCAAACAGATTACCCGCGCCGCGTTGGAAGACCATTGCTGCGGCAAGCTCCTGGGGCTGCCGATGGGGGTGGATATTTGCTATACAAACCATGCCGAAGCCGACCAGGACGACATGGACAACCTGCTCACCCTTTTAGGGGTGGCGGGATGCACGTTTATCATGGGCGTACCGGGGGCGGACGACGTGATGCTCAACTACCAGTCCACGTCCTTTCACGACGCCCGTTTTGTCCGGAAGGTGCTGGGGTTGAAGACCGCCCCCGAGTTCGAAGACTGGTTGTGCCGCCAGGGCATCACCGATGAGGGGGGCACCCTCCTCCCCGTACAGGCTTCGCATCGCTTACTTCAAACCATCCCATGA
- the eat gene encoding ethanolamine permease → MMNKVLRPAHLWAIAVGLVISGEYFGWNYGWGVAGTLGMLLATLVITVLYVTFIFSFTELTTAIPHAGGPFAYAFRALGPLGALCAGYATVIEFLFAAPAIALALGNYAHFLYAALPVQGVAVSAYVLFTLVNLLGIKESAQFTLVVTILAVLELVVYGCIVGPSFRAGNFLSHPMPQGAGGIFAALPFAIWLYVCIEGVAMVAEETKDVRRDIPRGYISGILTLTVLALGVMILTGGIGDWRPMAAIDYPLPASIARVLGKNNTLTGLFAGIGLFGLVASFHGIIISYSRQIFALARSRYLPHFLSRLSPRFKTPHWALVAGGVVGLISLKYFDTSKLVILSTLGAVVLYVISMASLLILRRKEPELDRPFKAPCYPWFPWIALVLSIVAGIAIVYYYPWLSLLFAGGLVLLGGAFMLVRRRLNLHLTPVA, encoded by the coding sequence ATGATGAATAAAGTATTACGACCTGCGCATCTTTGGGCTATCGCCGTCGGACTGGTCATTTCCGGGGAATATTTTGGCTGGAATTACGGGTGGGGCGTCGCCGGCACCTTGGGGATGCTCCTGGCGACGCTGGTGATCACCGTGTTATACGTCACCTTTATATTCAGCTTTACCGAGCTCACCACGGCCATTCCGCACGCCGGAGGGCCTTTTGCCTACGCTTTCCGGGCGCTGGGCCCGCTGGGAGCGCTTTGCGCCGGGTATGCCACGGTCATCGAATTCCTTTTTGCCGCCCCAGCCATCGCCCTGGCGCTAGGGAATTATGCGCATTTCTTATATGCCGCCCTGCCCGTACAGGGTGTCGCGGTCTCTGCCTATGTCCTTTTTACGCTGGTCAACCTCTTGGGTATCAAGGAGTCGGCCCAATTCACGCTGGTGGTCACCATCCTCGCGGTCCTGGAACTCGTCGTATATGGCTGCATCGTGGGCCCTTCCTTCCGCGCCGGCAATTTCCTAAGCCACCCGATGCCCCAGGGCGCCGGGGGTATTTTTGCGGCCCTTCCTTTTGCGATCTGGCTGTATGTCTGTATAGAGGGTGTCGCCATGGTGGCGGAAGAAACGAAGGACGTCCGCCGGGATATCCCGCGGGGGTATATATCAGGCATCCTTACGCTAACGGTCCTGGCCCTGGGGGTGATGATCCTGACCGGGGGGATCGGGGACTGGCGGCCCATGGCGGCCATAGACTATCCACTGCCGGCTTCCATCGCACGGGTTCTGGGGAAAAACAATACCCTGACGGGTCTTTTTGCGGGGATCGGTCTTTTTGGACTGGTAGCCTCTTTTCACGGGATCATCATCAGTTATTCCCGGCAGATATTCGCCCTGGCGAGGAGCCGTTACCTTCCGCATTTCCTTTCCCGGTTGAGTCCCCGGTTTAAAACACCCCACTGGGCCCTTGTGGCAGGGGGTGTCGTGGGGCTGATCTCTTTAAAATACTTCGACACCAGTAAGCTGGTGATCCTGTCCACGCTGGGCGCCGTCGTCCTCTACGTGATCAGCATGGCCAGCCTGTTGATCCTGCGACGCAAGGAACCGGAACTCGATCGTCCTTTCAAGGCCCCCTGCTACCCCTGGTTTCCCTGGATCGCGCTTGTGCTGTCGATCGTAGCGGGGATCGCCATCGTATACTACTATCCTTGGCTGAGTCTTTTATTCGCCGGAGGTCTTGTCTTGCTGGGCGGCGCCTTTATGCTCGTCCGGCGCCGGCTGAACCTTCACCTGACACCCGTCGCATGA
- a CDS encoding cold-shock protein gives MSNTITGTVKFFNEEKGFGFIKHDESNQETFVHANGLIHEIQKDDRVEFELQEGRKGMNAVNVKRID, from the coding sequence ATGAGCAACACAATCACAGGAACTGTAAAGTTCTTCAATGAGGAAAAAGGGTTCGGCTTTATCAAGCACGATGAATCCAACCAGGAAACCTTCGTCCATGCAAACGGATTGATCCACGAGATCCAAAAAGACGACCGCGTGGAATTCGAATTGCAGGAAGGCAGGAAAGGCATGAACGCTGTAAACGTCAAGCGTATTGACTAA
- a CDS encoding amidohydrolase family protein produces the protein MKKHVLVALLTALCCGARAQMDTGSFVLHKFQQAIGKESYTSEETVGGRTYTVDFSFTDRAHKVPLKATLTMTPAGEPLGLRIKGSTSRMTVIDDEVALTGQTARIKINDSAYSTSPGPLAFPVTGYAPVIFQQLLLEYWRKHGRPATLPLLPSGSVTIRQEGMDTINGVVLERYAVGGLIWGNEFVWTLPGGQLVCLVTIDAEADKFEATCPPYENLLPQLLKKAALYGVRSYPRSRIATGRQQPNLAFSGGAMVDVGSGRTIPRATVLVSNGLITAAGSADSIPIPKEYEVIHTDGKTMLPGLWDMHAHFEQVEWGPAYLGAGITTVRDCGNEFDFINAVQQAIDDGQGMGPHILKAGIIDGKGTMSLGVIQADNAAEAVAAVDRYKAAGFIQIKIYSSVKPEVVRAICTEAHRLGLTVTGHIPEGMTLLAGVDSGMDMVNHIVYVAAVLKRQTSGGFDYTDPKNKAVFQFLKDHHTVVDPTLAIFEIAFRSLADSITAIEPNFYTLPPVLQALFVNAGMDAKKAAYYKPVFQSWVGIVKVLHDYGIPIVAGTDEALPGYSLYREMELYVQAGLTPMEALQAATITPARVMGMASRSGSLSPGKDADLIVVDGSPENDIRQIRKVNLVCKKGVVYDPVALHRLVGFNL, from the coding sequence ATGAAAAAACACGTTCTCGTTGCCCTGTTGACCGCGCTTTGCTGCGGCGCCCGTGCACAAATGGATACTGGGAGTTTCGTGCTGCATAAATTCCAGCAGGCGATCGGTAAGGAGTCCTATACTTCCGAAGAAACAGTCGGCGGACGCACCTATACCGTTGATTTTTCATTTACGGACCGGGCGCACAAGGTCCCGTTAAAAGCGACCCTGACCATGACGCCGGCCGGGGAACCCCTGGGTCTCCGGATCAAGGGAAGTACCTCCAGGATGACGGTCATCGATGACGAGGTGGCCCTGACCGGCCAGACGGCCCGTATAAAGATAAACGATTCCGCGTATTCCACGTCCCCGGGACCCCTGGCCTTTCCCGTGACGGGTTACGCGCCGGTCATTTTCCAGCAATTGCTCCTGGAATACTGGCGCAAGCACGGCCGGCCCGCTACCCTTCCCTTGCTGCCTTCCGGCAGTGTCACGATCCGGCAGGAAGGCATGGACACCATTAACGGGGTCGTCCTGGAGCGGTACGCCGTCGGGGGGCTTATCTGGGGGAACGAATTTGTCTGGACGCTGCCCGGCGGCCAACTTGTTTGCCTGGTCACGATAGACGCGGAAGCCGACAAGTTCGAGGCGACCTGTCCACCTTATGAAAACCTGTTGCCGCAGTTGTTGAAAAAGGCCGCCCTTTATGGGGTTCGATCGTATCCGCGGTCTCGCATAGCCACCGGGCGCCAGCAACCCAACCTGGCCTTTTCCGGGGGGGCAATGGTGGACGTTGGCAGCGGCCGCACCATCCCGCGGGCAACCGTTCTCGTAAGCAATGGCCTGATCACCGCCGCGGGCAGCGCGGACAGCATACCCATCCCGAAGGAATACGAGGTCATCCATACCGACGGCAAAACAATGTTGCCCGGTCTTTGGGACATGCACGCCCATTTCGAACAGGTGGAATGGGGACCGGCGTATTTAGGCGCCGGCATTACGACGGTACGCGATTGCGGGAACGAATTTGATTTTATCAATGCCGTTCAGCAGGCCATCGACGACGGCCAGGGCATGGGGCCCCACATCCTCAAGGCGGGCATCATCGACGGCAAGGGTACCATGTCCCTGGGCGTCATCCAGGCGGACAACGCGGCCGAAGCGGTGGCCGCCGTGGACCGGTACAAGGCCGCGGGTTTTATCCAGATCAAGATCTACAGCTCCGTCAAACCCGAGGTGGTCAGGGCCATCTGTACCGAAGCCCACCGCCTGGGACTGACCGTTACAGGACACATCCCCGAGGGCATGACCCTTCTGGCCGGGGTGGATTCTGGTATGGACATGGTCAACCATATCGTATACGTGGCGGCCGTGCTGAAGCGCCAAACATCCGGCGGGTTTGACTATACCGATCCAAAAAACAAAGCGGTATTCCAGTTTTTAAAGGACCACCACACGGTCGTCGACCCTACCCTGGCTATTTTCGAGATCGCTTTCCGTTCGCTGGCCGACAGCATTACCGCTATAGAACCTAATTTTTATACGTTGCCGCCGGTGTTACAGGCGCTTTTTGTCAATGCGGGGATGGACGCCAAAAAAGCCGCGTATTATAAACCCGTTTTCCAGTCCTGGGTGGGCATCGTCAAGGTACTCCATGATTATGGCATACCTATTGTCGCGGGAACGGACGAAGCCCTTCCCGGATACAGTTTGTACAGGGAGATGGAGCTATATGTGCAGGCGGGATTGACCCCTATGGAAGCCCTCCAGGCGGCCACCATCACGCCCGCCCGGGTCATGGGGATGGCATCCCGGTCGGGATCGCTTTCACCCGGTAAAGACGCCGACCTGATCGTCGTCGACGGAAGCCCGGAAAATGACATCCGCCAGATCCGGAAAGTAAACCTGGTATGTAAAAAAGGCGTCGTATATGATCCGGTGGCGTTACACCGCCTGGTCGGTTTTAATCTATAA
- the yiaK gene encoding 3-dehydro-L-gulonate 2-dehydrogenase has protein sequence MRVSFEEMEGEFLRVLEGLGFSPPKAGHCAGIFAGNSLDGVYSHGLNRFPAFVRSVREGLVDPAAEPELVRTGGSVEYWDGQQGPGMYIASMAMSRAVALAKKGGIGAVSVRNTNHWMRGGTYGWQAAEAGCIGICATNTIANMPAWGSTEPRLGNNPLVIAIPRVKGPVVLDMAMSQFSYGKLQEYEWESRELPVPGGYDDKGVLTTNPGAIKASRRTLPIGYWKGSGLSLILDVLTAGLSGGWSVGEITASGKEYRLSQFFLCINAAYLDEGVMEDILAYTRSGDNVAYPGERTLATRLKNRREGIPVNDKAWKTLLEL, from the coding sequence ATGAGGGTCTCATTTGAAGAGATGGAAGGAGAATTCCTGAGGGTGCTGGAAGGGCTTGGTTTTAGCCCTCCGAAGGCCGGGCATTGTGCGGGTATCTTTGCGGGAAACAGCCTGGACGGGGTGTACTCGCACGGGCTGAACCGTTTCCCCGCCTTTGTCCGCTCGGTGCGCGAAGGACTGGTGGACCCCGCGGCAGAACCGGAGCTCGTCCGCACGGGCGGCAGCGTGGAATACTGGGACGGTCAGCAGGGGCCGGGTATGTATATCGCTTCCATGGCCATGTCCCGTGCCGTGGCACTGGCTAAAAAGGGAGGCATCGGTGCGGTATCGGTACGCAATACCAACCACTGGATGCGCGGAGGCACGTATGGGTGGCAAGCCGCCGAAGCGGGCTGTATCGGGATCTGTGCCACGAATACGATCGCCAATATGCCGGCCTGGGGCAGTACGGAGCCCCGGCTGGGCAATAACCCCCTCGTCATCGCCATACCCCGGGTGAAAGGACCCGTGGTCCTCGATATGGCCATGTCCCAGTTTTCCTATGGCAAACTCCAGGAGTATGAATGGGAATCCCGCGAACTGCCCGTGCCCGGGGGGTATGACGACAAAGGCGTTTTGACCACCAACCCCGGGGCCATAAAGGCTTCCCGCCGGACCCTGCCCATCGGTTATTGGAAGGGGTCCGGTTTATCGCTGATCCTCGATGTCCTGACGGCGGGATTGAGCGGTGGCTGGTCGGTAGGGGAGATCACCGCGTCGGGTAAGGAGTACCGTCTTTCCCAGTTTTTCCTTTGCATAAACGCCGCCTACCTCGACGAGGGGGTAATGGAAGACATTCTCGCGTATACCCGGTCCGGGGACAATGTCGCGTATCCGGGCGAACGGACGCTGGCCACGCGTTTGAAAAACCGCCGGGAAGGCATCCCCGTGAACGACAAAGCGTGGAAGACGCTGCTAGAGTTGTAA
- a CDS encoding CvfB family protein: MIKVGEYNTLKVIRKATPGVYLEDGGEGILLPNRAVPEGTKTGDELKVFVYHDSDNRLIATTETPKAVVGDNVRLKVVAVTPQGAFLDWGLMKDLFVPKSQQHSFMRLGGEYLVHLYIDRQTGRVAATEKIDAFLSNDPLTVQENDEVALTVYRPSDMGFVVIINGLHTGLLYGDEVFTDLLPGDTLTGFIRKIRPDGKIDVVAGKRGYQKVSDEATRILRYLEDHGGYLPLNDKSDPEDIYKTLGMSKKTFKMTTGALYKQQKIVFTQTGIQLLGEGD, encoded by the coding sequence ATGATTAAGGTCGGTGAATACAATACGTTAAAAGTCATCCGCAAGGCCACACCCGGGGTCTACCTCGAAGACGGAGGGGAAGGCATCCTGTTGCCCAACCGCGCCGTACCCGAGGGAACCAAGACCGGGGACGAGCTAAAAGTCTTTGTCTACCATGACTCCGACAACCGGCTCATCGCCACCACGGAGACCCCGAAAGCCGTGGTAGGGGACAACGTCCGGCTCAAGGTCGTGGCCGTGACACCCCAGGGTGCCTTTTTGGACTGGGGTCTGATGAAAGACCTTTTTGTCCCCAAGTCGCAGCAACATTCTTTTATGCGGCTGGGTGGCGAATACCTCGTGCACCTCTACATCGACCGCCAGACGGGACGCGTTGCCGCCACGGAAAAGATCGACGCCTTTCTCAGCAACGACCCGCTGACGGTACAAGAAAACGACGAGGTCGCCCTGACCGTTTACCGGCCCAGCGACATGGGTTTTGTCGTCATCATCAACGGCCTCCATACCGGCCTGCTCTATGGCGACGAAGTGTTTACTGACCTCTTACCCGGCGACACCCTCACCGGTTTTATCCGCAAGATCCGCCCCGATGGAAAGATCGACGTGGTCGCAGGGAAAAGGGGTTACCAAAAGGTAAGCGACGAAGCCACCCGCATCCTTCGCTACCTGGAGGATCATGGAGGCTACCTCCCCCTCAACGACAAATCCGATCCCGAGGACATCTACAAAACCCTCGGGATGAGCAAAAAAACCTTCAAGATGACCACCGGCGCCTTGTACAAGCAACAGAAGATCGTCTTTACCCAGACGGGGATACAGCTCCTCGGGGAAGGGGACTAG
- a CDS encoding APC family permease, with product MAAALSPDAGNKPALLRSLSLAQGTAINMIDMVGIGPFLVVSMVTGALQGPACVLAWLLGALLAYTDGMVWSELGARWPEAGGSYVFLRKLYGDGRLGRLMPFLFVFQTVIQAPLTMASAAIGFAQYLHYLVPITPVEQKIVSGGLVILVVIVLYRKIHVVGNISMILGLITMGTILWIIGSGLPHFNSAQAFHWDLSGFKASTLLCTAIGNATLKTVYSYLGYYNVVNLGGEIKNPERNIPRSIFLSVTIIALLYVGMQLALLGNLPWQTIGRRDFLISTYIEKLYNPHVASIATGLILVIASSSLFALTLGYSRVPYAAAVKGDFFPVFAKLHPKHRFPHVSLLVLGALGFIFSLLFRMEAAITAIIVMRILIQFLSQSVGLIRWHRLQPNDRRPYRMPLYPLPAVLSMLIWLFIFCTSPLPFIGFALGIIVLGVALFFIKEL from the coding sequence ATGGCTGCTGCGCTTTCCCCCGACGCGGGTAACAAACCCGCCTTGTTGAGGTCCCTTTCCCTGGCACAGGGCACCGCGATCAACATGATCGACATGGTCGGGATCGGGCCTTTTCTTGTCGTCTCGATGGTGACCGGCGCCCTCCAGGGACCGGCCTGTGTGCTGGCCTGGCTGCTGGGGGCCTTGCTGGCGTATACCGACGGGATGGTCTGGTCCGAGCTGGGCGCGCGCTGGCCCGAGGCCGGCGGCAGCTATGTCTTCCTGAGGAAACTTTACGGGGACGGGCGGCTGGGGCGGTTGATGCCCTTCTTGTTCGTCTTCCAGACGGTCATCCAGGCACCGCTGACCATGGCTTCCGCGGCCATCGGGTTTGCGCAATACCTTCATTACCTGGTTCCCATTACCCCTGTGGAGCAAAAGATCGTCAGCGGCGGGCTTGTGATCCTGGTGGTCATCGTCCTTTACCGGAAAATACACGTCGTCGGCAACATATCCATGATCCTCGGGCTGATCACGATGGGCACCATCCTTTGGATCATCGGCTCGGGTCTCCCGCATTTTAACAGCGCGCAGGCTTTCCATTGGGACTTGTCGGGTTTCAAGGCGTCCACGCTTCTGTGTACCGCCATCGGAAACGCGACCCTGAAAACGGTCTATTCTTATTTGGGCTACTATAACGTTGTCAACCTGGGCGGAGAGATCAAAAACCCGGAGCGGAACATTCCCCGCAGCATCTTTCTGTCGGTGACCATCATCGCGCTCCTGTACGTGGGCATGCAACTGGCCCTGCTGGGCAACCTGCCCTGGCAAACCATCGGTCGCCGGGACTTTTTGATCAGCACCTATATCGAAAAGTTGTACAACCCCCACGTCGCCTCGATCGCCACCGGGCTCATCCTGGTGATCGCGTCTTCTTCTCTTTTTGCCCTGACCCTGGGGTATTCGCGGGTGCCTTACGCGGCGGCGGTGAAGGGGGACTTTTTCCCCGTATTTGCAAAGCTGCACCCCAAGCACCGGTTTCCCCACGTGTCTCTCCTGGTCTTGGGCGCCCTGGGGTTTATCTTTAGTCTTTTGTTCAGAATGGAAGCGGCCATCACCGCGATCATCGTGATGCGCATCCTGATCCAGTTCCTGAGCCAGTCCGTCGGCCTGATCCGCTGGCACCGGCTTCAGCCCAACGACCGGAGACCCTACCGGATGCCGTTATATCCCCTCCCCGCGGTGCTGTCCATGCTCATCTGGCTCTTTATTTTTTGCACCAGCCCCCTCCCCTTTATCGGCTTTGCCTTGGGGATCATCGTGTTGGGCGTAGCGCTTTTCTTTATTAAAGAACTTTAA